The following are encoded in a window of Lichenicola cladoniae genomic DNA:
- a CDS encoding FAD-dependent oxidoreductase, whose amino-acid sequence MSHMTQHRENLPSMQVEPCDVLVIGGGPAGATAAALLAEQGRDVVMLEKDAHPRFHIGESLLPRNVPILERLGVADAVHEVGVFKRGAEFVSDACGRTVAFPFALGLNKDYVHSYQVKRADFDTILFRNAEQKGARAFENARVTDIGFAENGCGTRVTVQGPDGETRVFAPRFVLDASGRDTFLASRFGAKESDKQNSTAAVFAHYRGAAFRTGDTEGYITVHLVDDGWFWMIPLPGDIMSVGFVGNQSAFRNRIGSPQDLLMARIEASPSVSARMRNAERVSEVSTTGNYSYRAGASWGEGYVMIGDSFAFLDPVFSSGVLLAMTAAERGVDVATAWLDNPKAGRLAARRMERRTRRELNNIAWLIYRINTPVMREMFMNPQNMFRMRDGLISILAGNLGGGIRARLPVLAFKTAFTALSFKHRARARRDAPVPVAAE is encoded by the coding sequence ATGAGCCACATGACCCAGCATCGGGAGAACCTGCCTTCCATGCAGGTCGAGCCGTGCGACGTGCTGGTGATCGGTGGCGGACCGGCCGGTGCGACGGCGGCGGCGCTGCTGGCGGAACAAGGCCGCGACGTGGTCATGCTGGAAAAGGATGCGCATCCCCGCTTCCATATCGGCGAAAGCCTGCTGCCGCGTAACGTGCCGATTCTGGAACGTCTCGGCGTTGCCGATGCCGTGCACGAGGTCGGGGTGTTCAAGCGCGGCGCCGAGTTCGTGTCCGATGCATGCGGGCGTACGGTCGCGTTCCCGTTCGCGCTCGGGCTGAACAAGGACTATGTGCACAGCTACCAAGTGAAGCGCGCCGATTTCGACACGATCCTGTTCCGGAACGCCGAGCAGAAAGGCGCCCGTGCGTTTGAAAATGCGCGCGTGACCGACATTGGATTCGCCGAGAACGGGTGCGGCACGCGTGTGACGGTGCAGGGTCCCGATGGCGAGACCAGGGTATTCGCGCCTCGCTTCGTGCTCGACGCCTCCGGGCGCGACACGTTCCTGGCCAGCCGTTTCGGGGCCAAGGAAAGCGACAAGCAGAACTCCACTGCGGCGGTGTTCGCGCATTATCGGGGTGCCGCGTTCCGCACCGGCGACACCGAGGGCTACATCACCGTGCATCTGGTCGATGATGGCTGGTTCTGGATGATCCCGTTGCCGGGCGACATCATGAGCGTCGGCTTCGTCGGCAACCAGTCAGCCTTCAGGAACCGCATCGGCAGCCCGCAGGACCTGCTGATGGCGCGGATCGAGGCCAGTCCGAGCGTCAGTGCGCGCATGCGGAACGCCGAACGCGTGTCCGAGGTCAGCACCACCGGCAACTACTCGTATCGGGCCGGCGCATCCTGGGGGGAAGGATATGTCATGATCGGCGACTCGTTCGCCTTCCTGGACCCGGTTTTTTCCTCCGGCGTGCTGCTGGCGATGACGGCGGCGGAACGTGGCGTCGACGTCGCGACAGCCTGGCTCGATAACCCGAAGGCGGGCCGCCTGGCTGCGCGCCGGATGGAGCGGCGCACGCGTCGCGAGTTGAACAACATCGCGTGGCTGATCTATCGTATCAACACGCCCGTCATGCGCGAAATGTTCATGAACCCGCAGAACATGTTCCGCATGCGCGACGGCCTGATCTCGATCCTCGCCGGCAATCTGGGTGGCGGGATACGGGCACGGTTGCCTGTGCTCGCGTTCAAGACCGCCTTCACCGCCCTGTCGTTTAAACATCGCGCCCGCGCACGCCGCGATGCACCGGTGCCGGTCGCCGCCGAATAG
- a CDS encoding beta-ketoacyl-[acyl-carrier-protein] synthase family protein, producing the protein MQPLEITAGTAISAMGRGVDATLDALRTRRSGLRPTDFGGIAEGHIGRVDGVEAHALPAALAKYDCRNNRLADMALNTDGFSSAVAEARAHYGADRVAVVLGTSTSGILSGEDAYRDRDPDTGRLPAGFDHEHTQDLFSLARYVRAVLDLRGPAFVVSTACASASKSFIDAHHLIEAGVCDAAVVGGADSLCRMTMRGFAALELISPSPCRPCDAARTGISIGEAAGFALLERSGARPAGSQSGIRASMLGHGASSDGHHMSSPHPRGEGAILAMRQALARAGLEPGAIDYINLHGTGTRANDAMEDVAVTELFGAATDCSSTKGWTGHTLGASGILETMIAALCITHGFKPGCLGVSQVDPAFRSKVLFDNLEGPVHRVMSNSFGFGGINCSLIFGPAA; encoded by the coding sequence ATGCAGCCGCTCGAGATCACCGCCGGAACCGCGATCAGCGCCATGGGTCGCGGCGTCGACGCGACACTGGACGCGCTCCGCACCCGCCGCTCCGGTCTGCGGCCGACCGATTTCGGCGGTATTGCCGAGGGCCATATCGGCCGGGTCGATGGCGTAGAGGCGCATGCGCTGCCGGCCGCCCTGGCCAAATACGACTGCCGCAACAACCGGCTCGCGGACATGGCCCTAAATACGGATGGCTTTTCCTCGGCCGTTGCCGAGGCGCGCGCGCATTACGGCGCCGATCGCGTGGCGGTGGTGCTCGGCACCAGCACGTCCGGCATCCTTTCCGGCGAGGATGCCTATCGCGATCGCGACCCGGACACCGGCCGGCTGCCGGCCGGCTTCGACCACGAGCACACGCAAGACCTGTTCTCGCTGGCGCGCTACGTCCGCGCGGTTCTCGACCTGCGTGGTCCGGCTTTCGTGGTATCGACCGCCTGCGCGTCGGCTTCCAAAAGCTTCATCGACGCACACCATCTGATCGAGGCCGGCGTGTGCGACGCGGCCGTGGTCGGCGGTGCCGACAGCCTGTGCCGCATGACGATGCGCGGCTTCGCGGCGCTGGAACTGATCTCGCCCTCGCCCTGCCGCCCGTGCGACGCGGCCCGCACCGGCATTTCCATCGGCGAAGCGGCTGGTTTCGCACTGCTGGAGAGATCCGGCGCAAGACCGGCCGGTTCGCAATCCGGGATCCGTGCCAGCATGCTCGGCCATGGCGCCAGCAGCGACGGGCACCACATGTCGTCGCCGCATCCGCGCGGGGAAGGCGCGATCCTGGCGATGCGGCAGGCGCTCGCCCGCGCCGGACTGGAGCCGGGCGCGATCGACTACATCAACCTGCACGGCACCGGCACGCGCGCCAACGATGCGATGGAGGATGTCGCGGTGACGGAGCTGTTCGGGGCTGCCACGGACTGCTCGTCGACCAAGGGCTGGACCGGCCACACGCTCGGCGCATCCGGGATCCTGGAAACGATGATTGCCGCCCTGTGCATCACCCACGGCTTCAAGCCGGGCTGTCTCGGCGTGTCCCAAGTCGACCCGGCATTCCGGTCCAAGGTCCTGTTCGATAACCTGGAAGGGCCGGTGCACCGGGTCATGAGCAACTCGTTCGGCTTCGGCGGCATCAACTGCAGCCTGATCTTCGGGCCGGCCGCATGA
- a CDS encoding MMPL family transporter has translation MSAGSGRRPWPIAVMLALSGLIAILVFRAVPLRTDMADFLPQGRTEAARFMLDELHGGAASSLILVGIENAPAATLARISSAVTGTLQGSGLFSLASNGTQALDGPDQALLFRNRYLLSPAAVPGAFTAPALNADLSALLDQMQSSAEPLAQAYGLADPTGAFLGLVRAWGSGTRLRTENGVWFAAGRDRAMILLRTRAGGMDIAAQTEVDRTIRTAFAAASPGQARLLASGPAVFARAAAHSIRGDIEMLSIVSTVLVALVLVWRFRSPWVLATIAIPVLLSLSAAMLVVQAVFGFVHGVAFGFGMTMLGVTLDYPVLLIGHRDRGEAATGTLRRIGPTLRLAVLTAALGLTGMIFSGFPGLAQLGLFSAVGIVTAAAVTLWLLPRLIVAADLAPLPPGDPGRLLRVEALRRGRAWAIVPVAGAVALLVLRPPHGETDLAAMSPVPKADRMLDAELRADLGAPDAGQVVIVRAPTADAVLVREETLIPVLDRLQAKGAIGGTELAARIIPSLATQRRRQQALPDSASLRARLTEAQAGLPFQPDAFAPFLADIERSRSMQPMMQASLDTPMLAARLQPLLFARDGGWVGLVLPTGVADPAALAGAMHGQEGVMLLDMHREASALVLADTRRAWHWLAYGGMLAFAALAFGLRDLRRLARVLGAVSAALLVTLAALSASGVGLSLIHIVSLQFVAGIGLDYALFFARPQLDRAERARTLRTLVTCNTMTLLTFGLLAFCRTPILHDIGFTVAIGAILAMGFSFLLAAPPRTRSDPA, from the coding sequence GTGAGCGCCGGGTCCGGCCGGCGCCCCTGGCCGATCGCGGTGATGCTGGCCCTGTCAGGGCTGATCGCGATCCTGGTGTTCCGCGCCGTGCCGCTGCGCACCGACATGGCGGACTTCCTGCCGCAAGGCCGCACCGAGGCCGCGCGCTTCATGCTCGACGAGTTGCACGGCGGGGCGGCGTCGAGCCTGATCCTGGTCGGCATCGAGAACGCGCCGGCGGCCACGCTCGCCCGGATCAGCAGCGCCGTGACCGGCACGCTGCAAGGCTCGGGCCTGTTCAGCCTGGCCAGCAATGGCACGCAGGCGCTGGACGGTCCGGACCAGGCGCTGTTGTTTCGCAACCGCTACCTGCTCTCGCCGGCCGCGGTGCCCGGCGCATTCACCGCACCTGCCCTGAATGCCGACCTGTCGGCGCTGCTCGACCAGATGCAATCCTCGGCCGAACCGCTGGCACAGGCCTATGGCCTGGCCGATCCGACCGGGGCATTCCTGGGGCTGGTCCGCGCATGGGGTAGCGGCACGCGGCTGCGCACCGAGAACGGCGTCTGGTTCGCAGCCGGCCGCGATCGGGCGATGATCCTGCTGCGAACCCGCGCCGGCGGGATGGATATCGCGGCACAGACCGAGGTCGACCGGACCATCCGCACCGCGTTCGCGGCGGCATCGCCCGGGCAGGCCAGGCTGCTGGCATCCGGCCCGGCCGTGTTCGCACGTGCCGCCGCGCATTCGATCCGCGGCGATATCGAGATGCTGTCGATCGTGTCGACGGTGCTGGTCGCACTGGTGCTGGTCTGGCGATTCCGGTCGCCGTGGGTGCTGGCCACGATCGCGATCCCGGTGCTGCTGTCGCTGAGTGCGGCGATGCTGGTGGTGCAGGCGGTGTTCGGCTTCGTGCATGGGGTGGCGTTCGGGTTCGGCATGACCATGCTGGGGGTGACGCTGGATTATCCGGTGCTGCTGATCGGCCATCGCGACCGGGGCGAGGCCGCGACCGGCACGTTGCGCCGGATCGGCCCGACCCTCAGGCTTGCAGTGCTCACTGCAGCGCTCGGCCTGACCGGGATGATTTTCTCGGGCTTTCCGGGGCTGGCGCAGCTCGGCCTGTTCTCGGCGGTCGGAATCGTCACGGCGGCCGCGGTGACGCTGTGGCTGCTGCCGAGGCTGATCGTGGCTGCCGACCTGGCACCACTACCACCCGGTGATCCGGGCCGGCTGCTCCGTGTGGAGGCGCTGCGCCGCGGCCGGGCCTGGGCGATCGTTCCGGTGGCGGGCGCCGTCGCCCTTCTGGTCCTGAGACCGCCGCATGGCGAGACCGACCTGGCGGCGATGAGCCCGGTGCCGAAAGCCGACCGGATGCTCGACGCCGAGCTGCGCGCCGACCTGGGTGCGCCGGATGCCGGACAGGTGGTGATCGTGCGTGCCCCGACCGCCGACGCCGTGCTGGTCCGCGAGGAGACGCTGATCCCGGTCCTGGACCGGCTGCAAGCGAAGGGCGCGATCGGCGGCACGGAGCTGGCGGCACGGATCATCCCGAGCCTCGCCACCCAGCGCCGCCGCCAGCAGGCGCTTCCCGATTCTGCGAGCCTGCGGGCGCGGTTGACCGAGGCACAGGCGGGGCTGCCGTTCCAACCGGACGCATTCGCGCCGTTCCTGGCCGACATCGAACGCTCCCGGTCGATGCAGCCGATGATGCAAGCCAGCCTCGACACGCCGATGCTGGCCGCCCGGCTGCAGCCGCTGCTGTTCGCCCGCGACGGCGGCTGGGTCGGGCTGGTCCTGCCGACCGGAGTGGCCGATCCGGCGGCGCTCGCCGGCGCCATGCACGGACAGGAGGGCGTGATGCTGCTCGACATGCATCGCGAAGCCAGCGCCCTGGTGCTGGCGGACACGCGGCGGGCCTGGCACTGGCTGGCCTATGGCGGGATGCTGGCATTCGCCGCGCTGGCGTTCGGACTGCGCGACCTGCGCCGGCTGGCCCGGGTGCTCGGCGCGGTCTCGGCTGCCCTGCTGGTCACCCTGGCGGCGCTGTCGGCGAGCGGGGTCGGGCTGTCGCTGATCCACATCGTCTCGCTGCAGTTCGTGGCGGGGATCGGGCTCGACTACGCGCTGTTCTTCGCCCGGCCCCAGCTCGACCGGGCCGAGCGCGCCCGCACCTTGCGGACGCTGGTGACCTGCAACACCATGACGCTGCTGACCTTCGGCCTGCTGGCGTTCTGCCGAACGCCGATCCTGCACGATATCGGCTTCACCGTTGCCATCGGGGCGATCCTGGCCATGGGCTTCAGCTTCCTGCTTGCCGCACCACCCCGCACCCGGTCGGATCCCGCCTGA
- a CDS encoding AMP-binding protein: MTGIKLVARPETVLFRTHAGPLTGYDLLRAAHRLAVSIPAGPVINLCRDRSRFTVALLAALLRNETSLLVSDRSPERLRWLLNEHPGAIIVTDTGEFESRFPHHRLSEIPCDFPGNENNPEIPLDRLVAIVFTSGSTGAPVAHEKRWGELVQRSRAAIAQFGLLQEDQPETIVGTIPPQHMYGFETTVLLPLHTGVASMSVDGFYPADIRQALTAAPAPRVLVTTPLQLRALVESGITLSPLRMVISATAPLAVELASQAETRWNSRVQEIYGATEIGSIASRRTVSGDIWTLYPGIAFRPGSDGRTEVVAPPATPHPISDMIETTGLDGADLGGFRLLGRPGDLLKFGGKRASLAGLNAILNSIPGILDGVFHAPDDTGLRLARRMQVFVVSPTRSADDLLAELRSRIDPAFLPRRVVMLDALPRNEVGKITREALVGLHEAAAQPACSQAS, translated from the coding sequence ATGACCGGCATCAAGCTCGTTGCCCGACCGGAGACCGTGCTGTTCCGCACCCACGCCGGCCCTTTGACCGGGTATGACCTGCTGCGGGCAGCGCATCGGCTGGCGGTCTCTATTCCGGCTGGTCCCGTCATCAATCTTTGCCGTGACCGGAGCCGTTTTACCGTTGCCCTGCTGGCCGCATTGCTACGCAATGAGACCAGCCTGCTGGTCAGCGACCGGTCACCGGAGCGATTGCGCTGGCTGCTGAACGAGCATCCGGGCGCGATCATCGTGACCGACACAGGGGAATTCGAAAGCAGGTTTCCGCACCACAGGCTCTCCGAAATTCCTTGCGATTTCCCGGGAAACGAGAACAATCCAGAAATCCCGTTGGATCGTTTGGTCGCGATCGTGTTCACGTCCGGCAGCACCGGCGCCCCGGTCGCGCACGAAAAGCGCTGGGGCGAACTCGTGCAACGCAGCCGGGCCGCCATCGCGCAGTTCGGCCTGCTGCAGGAGGACCAGCCGGAAACGATCGTGGGGACCATACCGCCGCAGCATATGTACGGGTTCGAGACCACGGTCCTGCTGCCGCTGCATACCGGCGTCGCCAGCATGTCGGTCGATGGGTTCTACCCGGCCGACATTCGACAGGCGCTGACCGCCGCACCGGCGCCGCGGGTCCTGGTGACCACGCCGCTGCAGCTGCGGGCGCTGGTCGAAAGCGGAATCACGCTGTCGCCGCTGCGCATGGTCATTTCCGCGACCGCGCCGCTCGCCGTCGAGCTCGCGTCGCAGGCAGAGACACGCTGGAACAGTCGCGTGCAGGAAATCTACGGTGCCACCGAGATCGGCTCGATCGCCAGCCGGCGTACGGTATCCGGCGACATCTGGACGCTCTATCCGGGCATTGCCTTCCGTCCCGGCAGCGACGGCCGCACCGAAGTGGTGGCGCCGCCGGCCACGCCGCATCCGATCAGCGACATGATCGAGACCACCGGCCTCGATGGGGCCGATCTCGGTGGCTTCCGGTTGCTCGGTCGTCCCGGCGACCTGCTCAAGTTCGGTGGCAAGCGTGCTTCCCTGGCCGGGCTGAACGCCATCCTCAACAGCATCCCGGGGATCCTCGACGGCGTGTTCCATGCGCCGGACGATACCGGCCTGCGCCTCGCCCGGCGGATGCAGGTGTTCGTGGTGTCGCCCACGCGGTCGGCGGACGACCTGCTCGCCGAGCTGCGGTCGCGAATCGACCCGGCTTTCCTGCCGCGTCGCGTGGTGATGCTGGACGCCCTGCCCCGCAACGAAGTCGGCAAGATCACGCGCGAGGCGCTGGTCGGGCTGCACGAGGCGGCGGCACAACCGGCTTGCTCCCAGGCATCATGA
- a CDS encoding LpxL/LpxP family acyltransferase has protein sequence MSQAIVSGWMRPERGGPSLCRLMLWVTLRFGWPVGQALLPLITAYFLATGSDARAASRSYLGRALGRRPNLFDVARHFHSFASTTLDRVFLLSDRSDRYRITIEGKDVLAQALSLGRGCILLGAHVGSFEVLRSIGRHSPMTVKVLMFRGNAGAASALLEQLDPGFLDSVIEIGTPGAMLQVGESLARGELVGMLGDRAPRGEKTIPVEFLGAPALLPAGPLLVAAMLHAPVVLFHGVRTGRRRYVVGFEPFADEIVLPRGRRDAALQGWVQLYAGRIEALCRAYPFSWFNFHDVWAPIPSSTRP, from the coding sequence GTGAGCCAGGCGATCGTGTCCGGCTGGATGCGCCCGGAACGCGGTGGGCCATCGCTGTGCCGCCTGATGCTGTGGGTGACGCTGCGATTCGGCTGGCCGGTCGGGCAGGCGCTGTTGCCGTTGATCACCGCTTATTTCCTGGCCACCGGATCGGACGCGCGTGCGGCGTCGCGCAGCTATCTCGGCCGCGCTCTCGGGCGCCGGCCTAACCTCTTTGACGTGGCGCGGCACTTCCACAGTTTCGCCAGCACCACCCTCGATCGCGTGTTCCTGCTGTCCGACCGGAGCGACCGATACCGGATCACCATCGAGGGCAAGGACGTGCTCGCGCAGGCCCTGTCGCTGGGCCGCGGCTGCATCCTGCTCGGAGCCCATGTCGGTTCGTTCGAGGTTCTGCGCAGCATCGGACGGCACTCGCCGATGACGGTGAAGGTGCTGATGTTCCGGGGCAATGCCGGCGCCGCGAGCGCGCTGCTGGAACAGCTCGATCCGGGCTTCCTGGACAGCGTGATCGAGATCGGCACGCCGGGCGCCATGCTGCAGGTCGGCGAGAGCCTGGCGCGTGGCGAACTGGTCGGCATGCTGGGCGACCGTGCGCCGCGCGGCGAGAAGACCATCCCGGTCGAGTTCCTGGGCGCTCCGGCGCTGCTTCCCGCGGGGCCCTTGCTGGTCGCGGCGATGCTGCACGCGCCGGTGGTGCTGTTCCATGGCGTGCGCACCGGTCGGCGCCGGTACGTGGTCGGATTCGAGCCGTTCGCCGACGAGATCGTGCTGCCGCGCGGCCGGCGCGACGCCGCGTTGCAGGGCTGGGTCCAGCTCTATGCCGGCCGGATCGAGGCGCTGTGTCGCGCCTATCCGTTCAGCTGGTTCAATTTCCATGATGTCTGGGCGCCGATCCCGTCGAGTACGCGACCATGA
- a CDS encoding beta-ketoacyl synthase chain length factor codes for MMRVFVSGVSVWGPGLAGWEMARTVLRGAQPWTEEETMPPAPSILAANERRRTSPVVRLALAVAQEATAMSGHEPASLHSVFGSSNGDGVVVNDILQALAEPGRDVSPTQFHNSVHNAAAGYWTIGAGTRQPASCLGCHDATMGLSLLKAAAEVHVEQVSVLLCVYDRPLPEPMAEKRPTTSAFACALVLTPEQEPGSIASLAVRYRPDLADPALEAPRREALQALYVGNAAARALRLLESLATQRPDRIELSCLDQSIEIIVTPCSTAPAS; via the coding sequence ATGATGCGGGTGTTCGTGTCCGGCGTGTCGGTCTGGGGGCCGGGCCTTGCCGGCTGGGAGATGGCGCGGACGGTGCTGCGCGGCGCGCAGCCCTGGACCGAAGAGGAGACGATGCCACCGGCGCCGTCGATTCTGGCCGCCAACGAGCGCCGGCGCACGAGCCCGGTGGTTCGGCTGGCGCTTGCCGTGGCGCAGGAGGCGACAGCCATGTCCGGGCATGAGCCGGCAAGCCTGCACAGCGTGTTCGGCAGCTCGAACGGCGACGGCGTGGTGGTCAACGACATCCTGCAGGCACTGGCCGAACCCGGCCGCGACGTGTCGCCGACGCAGTTCCACAACTCGGTGCACAACGCCGCCGCCGGCTACTGGACCATCGGCGCCGGCACCCGTCAGCCGGCGAGCTGCCTCGGCTGCCACGATGCGACCATGGGGTTATCCCTGCTGAAGGCCGCCGCCGAGGTGCATGTCGAGCAGGTGTCGGTGTTGCTGTGCGTCTATGACCGGCCGCTGCCCGAGCCGATGGCGGAGAAGCGCCCGACCACCAGCGCCTTCGCCTGCGCTCTGGTGCTGACCCCGGAGCAGGAACCGGGCAGCATCGCCTCGCTCGCCGTACGCTATCGCCCCGATCTTGCCGATCCAGCTCTCGAGGCTCCGAGACGGGAGGCGTTGCAGGCGCTTTATGTCGGTAACGCCGCTGCCCGCGCGCTGCGGCTGCTGGAGAGCCTGGCGACGCAGCGTCCCGACCGGATCGAGCTGTCCTGCCTCGACCAGAGTATCGAAATCATCGTGACGCCATGCTCGACCGCGCCGGCATCCTGA
- a CDS encoding phosphotransferase produces MLDRAGILSLIPHGGASCLLDRVEAWSPGMVRCTTLAHLDPGNVLRRAGRLGTICGVEMGLQAAALHGAMCGGKAPSRPGYLASLRAVQFATGRLDDPGHGMLTVTAILEHGDERALAYGFDVQSATGASLVSGRAIVVLQAGS; encoded by the coding sequence ATGCTCGACCGCGCCGGCATCCTGAGCCTGATCCCGCACGGGGGCGCAAGCTGCCTGCTGGACCGGGTCGAGGCGTGGTCGCCCGGCATGGTTCGCTGCACGACCCTGGCACATCTCGATCCCGGCAACGTGCTGCGCCGGGCCGGCCGCCTCGGCACGATCTGCGGCGTCGAGATGGGGCTGCAGGCCGCAGCCCTGCATGGTGCGATGTGCGGCGGCAAGGCCCCGAGCCGGCCGGGCTACCTGGCGTCGCTCCGCGCGGTGCAGTTCGCAACCGGGCGGCTCGACGATCCCGGCCACGGCATGCTGACCGTCACCGCGATTCTCGAGCACGGCGACGAACGTGCGCTGGCCTACGGTTTCGACGTGCAGTCGGCTACCGGGGCATCGCTGGTCAGCGGCCGCGCGATCGTGGTCCTGCAGGCCGGATCATGA
- a CDS encoding chorismate transformation enzyme, FkbO/Hyg5 family produces the protein MFAVQFLSEADLAGVADPLLGVIAFGHELPVGLRAVRLDLPLRSLATDRPSCFEAWTCTGPVTLYEEQGFSLAAGDGLLFGAISVEAGPEIEAITRDLYTCLFSVIGRAGCPNLIRLYNYVPDITALQAGEERYRLFNAGRGTAFAAAGIDPRSAPAASALGTGGSKLRVYFLASSTGSLRIENPRQVSAYHYPQAYGAAPPLFARATIADPEAGQPVLLVSGTASIVSHESLHPGDVAAQTDEVMRNLHAIFGECGAQGFEMDEVRQLKIYLRRGLDRAAVAERLETMAAPDRMVWLEADICRPELLVEIEAVCRLKRRRQPA, from the coding sequence ATGTTTGCAGTGCAGTTCCTGAGCGAGGCCGATCTGGCCGGCGTGGCCGATCCGCTTCTCGGCGTGATCGCCTTCGGACATGAGCTGCCGGTCGGGCTGCGCGCCGTCCGCCTCGACTTGCCGCTCCGGTCGCTGGCCACCGACCGGCCGTCCTGCTTCGAGGCCTGGACGTGCACCGGTCCTGTGACCCTATACGAGGAACAGGGTTTCTCGCTGGCGGCGGGTGATGGATTGCTGTTCGGCGCGATCTCGGTCGAGGCCGGACCCGAAATCGAAGCGATCACGCGTGACCTGTATACGTGCCTGTTCAGCGTCATCGGCCGGGCCGGATGCCCGAACCTGATCCGGCTGTACAACTACGTTCCGGACATCACCGCGCTGCAGGCAGGCGAGGAACGATACCGGCTTTTCAATGCCGGCCGGGGAACCGCCTTCGCCGCCGCCGGCATCGACCCGCGATCGGCCCCGGCCGCCTCGGCGCTCGGGACCGGCGGCTCGAAGCTGCGCGTCTATTTCCTGGCTTCCTCGACCGGTTCTCTGCGCATCGAGAATCCTCGGCAGGTCAGCGCCTACCATTATCCGCAAGCCTACGGCGCGGCTCCGCCCCTGTTCGCCCGGGCCACGATCGCCGATCCGGAGGCCGGCCAGCCGGTCCTGCTGGTGTCCGGCACCGCAAGCATCGTGTCGCACGAAAGCCTGCATCCCGGCGACGTGGCGGCGCAGACCGACGAGGTCATGCGCAACCTGCACGCCATCTTCGGCGAGTGCGGCGCCCAGGGCTTCGAGATGGACGAGGTGCGACAACTCAAGATCTACCTGCGCCGCGGCCTCGATCGCGCTGCCGTCGCGGAGCGCCTCGAGACGATGGCTGCGCCGGACCGGATGGTCTGGCTGGAGGCGGATATCTGCCGGCCGGAGCTGCTGGTGGAGATAGAGGCGGTCTGCCGGCTCAAGCGACGACGACAGCCGGCATGA
- a CDS encoding LolA-related protein: MRHVLFAVALLLAGASAPALADDLADSVLQRLAQVTSRHATFHEEKHLAALTTVLRSSGTLAYAQPAYLEKITLEPKPERLVINGASLSITEGSAAPRTFDIDSHPALRALVDTIRAPLDGDVETLRRSYTIQAQGDLGAWRLTLLPSHPELARFVRSVMLDGANNGLRTIRIERPNGDVQTTTIDPVP, translated from the coding sequence ATGAGGCACGTCCTGTTCGCGGTCGCTCTGCTGCTTGCCGGCGCTTCGGCCCCTGCCCTGGCGGACGATCTTGCCGACAGCGTGCTGCAGCGGCTGGCGCAGGTCACCTCGCGGCACGCCACGTTCCACGAGGAGAAGCATCTGGCGGCCCTCACCACCGTGCTCCGCTCATCCGGCACTTTGGCGTATGCGCAGCCAGCCTATCTCGAAAAGATCACCCTCGAGCCGAAGCCGGAACGGCTGGTGATCAACGGCGCCTCGCTCAGCATCACCGAGGGCAGTGCAGCTCCGCGAACGTTCGACATCGACAGCCATCCCGCCCTGCGCGCCCTGGTCGATACCATCCGTGCGCCGCTCGACGGCGACGTCGAGACGCTGCGCCGCAGCTACACGATCCAGGCGCAGGGCGATCTCGGGGCGTGGCGGCTGACGCTGCTGCCGAGCCATCCGGAGCTCGCACGCTTCGTGCGCAGCGTCATGCTCGACGGCGCCAACAACGGCCTGCGCACCATCCGCATCGAGCGGCCGAATGGCGACGTACAGACGACGACCATCGACCCGGTGCCGTGA
- the fabG gene encoding 3-oxoacyl-ACP reductase FabG has translation MRRALVTGGSSPLGHAICERFAGDGLHVIVHANTSLARADEVVAGIRAAGGSAEAFGCDLTDIAGTEIALAPVLAAGVPHVIVHNAGTHDDVPLAGMSEQQWRQVLAVSLDGFFAITRPLLLPMMATRSGRIIAISSVSALMGNRGQVNYAAAKAGLIGAVKSLAREVASRGITVNTVAPGVIASPAVSAVMDAKQIAQIVPMKRAGRPEEVADLVAFLASDQAGYITGQTISINGGMA, from the coding sequence ATGAGGCGCGCGCTGGTGACCGGCGGATCGAGCCCGCTCGGCCACGCGATCTGCGAGCGCTTCGCCGGCGACGGGCTGCACGTGATCGTCCATGCGAATACGTCCCTGGCCCGGGCGGACGAAGTCGTTGCCGGGATCCGGGCCGCGGGCGGTTCGGCCGAGGCGTTCGGCTGCGACCTGACCGACATCGCCGGCACCGAGATCGCGCTGGCGCCGGTACTGGCGGCCGGCGTACCGCACGTGATCGTTCATAATGCGGGCACGCACGACGATGTGCCGCTTGCCGGCATGTCCGAGCAGCAATGGCGCCAGGTGCTGGCGGTGTCGCTGGACGGGTTCTTTGCGATCACCCGGCCGCTGCTGCTGCCGATGATGGCCACCCGGTCGGGCCGGATCATCGCGATCTCGTCGGTGTCCGCGCTGATGGGCAACCGCGGCCAGGTCAATTACGCCGCCGCCAAGGCGGGGCTGATCGGGGCGGTGAAATCGCTGGCGCGCGAGGTCGCCAGCCGCGGCATCACCGTGAACACGGTGGCGCCGGGGGTCATCGCGTCGCCCGCGGTGAGCGCGGTGATGGATGCGAAACAGATCGCGCAGATCGTGCCGATGAAGCGGGCCGGACGGCCGGAAGAGGTGGCCGATCTGGTCGCGTTCCTGGCCTCCGACCAGGCCGGCTATATCACCGGACAGACCATTTCGATCAACGGCGGAATGGCGTAG